From Camelina sativa cultivar DH55 chromosome 20, Cs, whole genome shotgun sequence, the proteins below share one genomic window:
- the LOC104770453 gene encoding 20 kDa chaperonin, chloroplastic, protein MAATQLTASPVTVSARSLASLEGLRASSVKFSSLKPGTLRQNQFRRFVVRAASVVAPKYTTIKPLGDRLLVKIKEAEEKSLGGILLPSTAQTKPQGGEVVAVGEGRTIGKNKIDITVPTGAQIIYSKYAGTEVEFNDVKHLILKEDDIVGILETDDIKDLKPLNDRVFIKVAEAEEKTAGGLLLTETTKEKPSIGTVIAVGPGSLDEEGSVTPLPISTGSTVLYSKYAGNDFKGKDGSNYIALRASDVMAILS, encoded by the exons ATGGCGGCTACACAACTTACAGCATCACCAGTGACTGTGTCAGCTAGGAGCTTAGCCTCGCTGGAAGGTCTAAGAGCTTCAAGTGtcaagttttcttctttgaaacCAGGAACCCTTAGGCAGAACCAGTTCCGTCGTTTTGTTGTCAGAGCTGCTTCTGTTGTTGCTCCTAAG TATACTACAATAAAGCCATTGGGAGATCGATTGTTGGTGaagatcaaggaggcagagGAGAAGTCTCTAGGAGGTATCTTACTACCATCCACTGCTCAAACAAAACCTCAAGGAGGTGAAGTCGTTGCTGTGGGTGAAGGAAGAACTAttgggaaaaacaaaattgatatcACTGTCCCT ACTGGAGCACAAATTATTTACTCCAAATATGCAGGAACTGAGGTCGAATTCAATGATGTGAAGCATCTCATTCTCAAGGAAGATGATATTGTTGGCATTCTTGAGACAGATGACATCAAAGATCTTAAACCTTTGAATGACCGAGTCTTTATCAAG GTTGCTGAGGCAGAGGAGAAAACAGCTGGAGGGTTGTTGTTAACCGAGACCACCAAAGAGAAGCCTTCTATTGGCACG GTGATAGCAGTTGGACCGGGTTCCCTAGATGAGGAAGGTAGCGTTACCCCACTACCAATATCGACCGGAAGCACAGTTCTTTACTCCAAGTATGCTGGTAACGACTTCAAGGGCAAAGATGGTTCCAACTACATTGCCCTCAGAGCTTCAGATGTGATGGCTATACTTTCTTAG
- the LOC104770454 gene encoding auxin response factor 7-like isoform X1: MKAPSSNGVSPNPVEGERRNINSELWHACAGPLISLPPAGSLVVYFPQGHSEQVAASMQKQTDFIPSYPNLPSKLICMLHNVTLNADPETDEVYAQMTLQPVNKYDRDALLASDMGLKLNRQPNEFFCKTLTASDTSTHGGFSVPRRAAEKIFPALDFSMQPPCQELVAKDIHDSTWTFRHIYRGQPKRHLLTTGWSVFVSTKRLFAGDSVLFIRDGKAQLLLGIRRANRQQPALSSSVISSDSMHIGVLAAAAHANANNSPFTIFYNPRAAPAEFVVPLAKYTKAMYAQVSLGMRFRMIFETEECGVRRYMGTVTGISDLDPVRWKNSQWRNLQIGWDESAAGDRPSRVSVWDIEPVLTPFYICPPPFFRPRFGGQPGMPDDETDMESALKRAMPWLDNSSEMKDASSTIFPGLSLVQWMNMQQQNGQLPSAAAGQPGFFPSMLSPSAALHNNLGGTDDPSKLLSFQTPQGGMSSSNLQYNKPNSQAPMSQLPQPPTTLSQQQQLQQLLHSSLNHQQQQSQSQQLQQQQQLLQQQQQLQSQQHSNNNQSQSQQQQHSNNNQSQSQQQQQQLLQQQQQQQQQLVQQQHQQPLQQQIQRTQSLQSHSHPQQQPQQVQQHKSQQLQHPQNQHYNGQQAAQQHQAQQHLQPQLVSGSMASSVITPPSNSLNQSFQQQQQSKQLQQAHHHSGASTSQSNVIETSKSSSNMMSVPPQETQFPRQVEQQQPSGLPSGLKGQNQQILSQQKAHQAQAQQIFQQSLLEQPHLQFQLLQRLQQQQQQQQQQQFLSPQSQLPHHQMQSQQLQQLPALSQGHQFPSSCTNNGLSTLQPPQMLVNRPQEKQNPPVGGGVKAYSGITDGGDAPSSSTSPSTNNCQISSSGFLNRSQSGPAILMPDPAIDISGNLVQDLYSKSDMRLKQELVGQQKSKASLTDHHLEASASGTSYGLDGGDNNRQQNFLAPTFGLDGDSRNSLLGGANVDNGFVPDTLLSRGYDSQKDLQNMLSNYGGVTNDIGTEMSTSAVRTQSFGVPNVPAISNDLAVNDAGVLGGGLWPAQTQRMRTYTKVQKRGSVGRSIDVNRYRGYDELRHDLARMFGIEGQLEDPQTSDWKLVYVDHENDILLVGDDPWEEFVNCVQSIKILSSAEVQQMSLDGNFAGVPVTNQACSGGDSGNAWRGHYDDNSATSFNR; this comes from the exons ATGAAAGCTCCTTCATCAAATGGAGTTTCTCCGAATCCCGTTGAAG GGGAAAGGAGAAATATAAACTCAGAATTATGGCACGCTTGTGCTGGGCCACTGATTTCGTTGCCTCCAGCAGGAAGTCTTGTTGTTTACTTCCCTCAAGGTCACAGTGAGCAA GTCGCGGCTTCAATGCAGAAGCAGACTGACTTTATCCCGAGTTACCCGAATCTTCCTTCCAAGCTCATCTGCATGCTTCATAATGTTACTTTGAAT GCTGATCCTGAGACGGATGAGGTGTATGCGCAGATGACTCTTCAGCCAGTAAACAAA TATGACAGAGATGCATTGCTTGCTTCTGACATGGGTCTTAAGCTAAACAGACAACCTAATGAATTTTTCTGCAAAACCCTCACTGCGAGTGACACAAGTACTCACGGTGGATTTTCTGTACCCCGACGAGCAGCTGAGAAAATCTTTCCTGCTCTG GATTTCTCCATGCAACCACCTTGTCAGGAGCTTGTTGCTAAGGATATTCACGACAGCACATGGACTTTCAGACATATTTACCGAG GTCAACCAAAAAGGCACTTGCTAACTACAGGCTGGAGTGTGTTTGTCAGTACGAAAAGGCTCTTTGCTGGAGACTCTGTTCTTTTTATAAG AGATGGAAAGGCGCAACTTCTGTTGGGTATAAGACGTGCAAATAGACAACAGCCTGCACTTTCTTCATCTGTAATATCAAGCGATAGCATGCATATCGGAGTTCTTGCTGCAGCAGCTCATGCTAATGCTAATAACAGTCCTTTCACCATTTTCTACAACCCAAG GGCTGCTCCCGCTGAGTTTGTGGTTCCTTTAGCCAAGTATACCAAAGCAATGTACGCTCAGGTTTCCCTCGGTATGCGGTTTAGGATGATATTTGAGACAGAAGAATGTGGAGTTCGTCGGTATATGGGTACAGTTACCGGTATCAGTGATCTTGATCCAGTGAGATGGAAAAACTCTCAGTGGCGGAATCTTCAG ATTGGATGGGATGAGTCAGCTGCTGGTGATCGGCCCAGTCGAGTTTCAGTTTGGGACATTGAACCTGTTTTAACTCCTTTCTACATATGTCCTCCTCCATTTTTTCGACCTAGGTTTGGAGGGCAACCTGGAATGCCAG ATGATGAGACTGACATGGAGTCTGCACTGAAGAGAGCAATGCCATGGCTTGATAATAGCTCAGAGATGAAAGACGCTTCAAGTACGATATTTCCTGGTCTGAGTTTAGTTCAGTGGATGAATATGCAGCAACAGAACGGCCAGTTACCATCTGCTGCTGCTGGACAGCCAGGTTTCTTCCCGTCAATGCTATCGCCAAGCGCGGCACTGCACAACAATCTTGGTGGCACTGATGATCCCTCCAAGTTACTGAGCTTTCAGACGCCGCAAGGAGGGATGTCCTCATCAAATCTCCAATATAACAAACCGAACTCTCAAGCCCCAATGTCCCAGTTGCCTCAGCCACCAACTACCTTGTCCCAACAACAGCAGCTGCAACAATTGTTGCACTCCTCATTGAACCATCAGCAACAACAATCGCAGTCTCAAcaactgcaacaacaacaacagttactgcagcagcaacaacaattGCAGTCTCAACAACACAGTAATAACAATCAATCGCagtctcaacaacaacaacacagcAATAACAATCAATCGCagtctcaacaacaacaacaacaactgctgcagcagcaacaacaacaacaacaacaattggTGCAGCAACAGCATCAACAACCGTTGCAGCAACAGATTCAGAGAACGCAGTCATTGCAATCTCACTCGCATCCACAGCAACAGCCACAACAGGTACAACAACATAAGTCGCAGCAACTTCAGCATCCTCAGAATCAGCATTACAATGGCCAACAAGCAGCGCAGCAGCATCAGGCGCAACAACATTTGCAACCACAGCTAGTTTCTGGATCAATGGCAAGCAGTGTCATCACGCCTCCGTCCAACTCCCTTAACCAAAGCTTTCAACAGCAACAGCAGTCTAAGCAGCTTCAACAAGCACACCATCATTCAGGTGCGAGCACTAGCCAGAGTAATGTAATTGAAACCAGCAAGTCATCATCCAATATGATGTCTGTACCGCCGCAAGAGACGCAGTTTCCACGACAAGTAGAACAGCAGCAGCCTTCTGGTCTGCCTTCTGGTCTCAAGGGGCAGAATCAGCAAATACTTTCACAACAGAAAGCTCACCAGGCACAGGCCCAACAGATATTCCAGCAGAGTCTCTTGGAACAGCCACATTTGCAGTTTCAGCTGTTGCAGAGATtacaacagcaacagcaacagcaacagcagcagcaatTTCTTTCGCCGCAGTCTCAGTTACCACACCATCAAATGCAAAGCCAGCAGTTGCAACAGCTGCCTGCTCTCTCTCAAGGTCATCAGTTTCCATCGTCCTGCACGAACAATGGCTTATCGACATTGCAACCACCTCAAATGCTGGTGAACCGGCCtcaggaaaaacaaaatccacCTGTTGGAGGAGGGGTCAAAGCTTATTCAGGCATCACAGATGGAGGAGATGCACCTTCCTCTTCAACCTCGCCTTCTACCAACAACTGTCAGATTTCGTCTTCAGGCTTTCTCAACAGAAGCCAAAGCGGGCCAGCGATCTTAATGCCTGATCCAGCGATTGATATCTCTGGTAATCTTGTTCAGGATCTTTACAGCAAATCCGATATGAGGCTAAAACAAGAACTCGTGGGTCAGCAAAAGTCCAAAGCTAGTTTAACAGATCATCATCTTGAAGCATCTGCCTCTGGAACTTCTTACGGTTTAGATGGAGGCGACAACAACAGACAACAGAACTTCTTGGCTCCAACTTTTGGCCTTGACGGTGATTCCAGGAACAGCTTGCTCGGTGGAGCTAATGTTGATAATGGCTTTGTTCCTGACACGTTACTCTCGAGGGGATACGACTCCCAGAAAGATCTCCAGAACATGCTTTCAAACTATGGAGGAGTGACAAATGACATTGGTACAGAAATGTCTACTTCAGCTGTAAGAACTCAATCTTTTGGTGTCCCCAATGTGCCCGCCATTTCAAACGATCTAGCTGTCAACGATGCTGGAGTTCTTGGTGGTGGATTGTGGCCAGCTCAGACTCAGAGAATGCGAACTTATACAAAG GTGCAAAAGCGAGGTTCAGTGGGGAGATCAATAGACGTCAACCGTTACAGAGGTTATGATGAGCTGAGGCATGATCTAGCGCGCATGTTTGGTATCGAAGGACAGCTTGAAGATCCACAAACATCAGACTGGAAACTTGTTTATGTCGATCATGAAAACGACATCCTCCTCGTCGGCGATGATCCATGGGA GGAATTCGTAAACTGTGTTCAGAGCATAAAGATCCTTTCTTCAGCTGAGGTTCAACAGATGAGCTTGGATGGGAACTTTGCGGGTGTACCGGTTACTAATCAAGCTTGTAGTGGCGGTGATAGTGGCAATGCTTGGAGAGGTCATTATGATGATAACTCAGCCACCTCGTTTAACCGGTGA
- the LOC104770454 gene encoding auxin response factor 7-like isoform X3: MQPPCQELVAKDIHDSTWTFRHIYRGQPKRHLLTTGWSVFVSTKRLFAGDSVLFIRDGKAQLLLGIRRANRQQPALSSSVISSDSMHIGVLAAAAHANANNSPFTIFYNPRAAPAEFVVPLAKYTKAMYAQVSLGMRFRMIFETEECGVRRYMGTVTGISDLDPVRWKNSQWRNLQIGWDESAAGDRPSRVSVWDIEPVLTPFYICPPPFFRPRFGGQPGMPDDETDMESALKRAMPWLDNSSEMKDASSTIFPGLSLVQWMNMQQQNGQLPSAAAGQPGFFPSMLSPSAALHNNLGGTDDPSKLLSFQTPQGGMSSSNLQYNKPNSQAPMSQLPQPPTTLSQQQQLQQLLHSSLNHQQQQSQSQQLQQQQQLLQQQQQLQSQQHSNNNQSQSQQQQHSNNNQSQSQQQQQQLLQQQQQQQQQLVQQQHQQPLQQQIQRTQSLQSHSHPQQQPQQVQQHKSQQLQHPQNQHYNGQQAAQQHQAQQHLQPQLVSGSMASSVITPPSNSLNQSFQQQQQSKQLQQAHHHSGASTSQSNVIETSKSSSNMMSVPPQETQFPRQVEQQQPSGLPSGLKGQNQQILSQQKAHQAQAQQIFQQSLLEQPHLQFQLLQRLQQQQQQQQQQQFLSPQSQLPHHQMQSQQLQQLPALSQGHQFPSSCTNNGLSTLQPPQMLVNRPQEKQNPPVGGGVKAYSGITDGGDAPSSSTSPSTNNCQISSSGFLNRSQSGPAILMPDPAIDISGNLVQDLYSKSDMRLKQELVGQQKSKASLTDHHLEASASGTSYGLDGGDNNRQQNFLAPTFGLDGDSRNSLLGGANVDNGFVPDTLLSRGYDSQKDLQNMLSNYGGVTNDIGTEMSTSAVRTQSFGVPNVPAISNDLAVNDAGVLGGGLWPAQTQRMRTYTKVQKRGSVGRSIDVNRYRGYDELRHDLARMFGIEGQLEDPQTSDWKLVYVDHENDILLVGDDPWEEFVNCVQSIKILSSAEVQQMSLDGNFAGVPVTNQACSGGDSGNAWRGHYDDNSATSFNR; encoded by the exons ATGCAACCACCTTGTCAGGAGCTTGTTGCTAAGGATATTCACGACAGCACATGGACTTTCAGACATATTTACCGAG GTCAACCAAAAAGGCACTTGCTAACTACAGGCTGGAGTGTGTTTGTCAGTACGAAAAGGCTCTTTGCTGGAGACTCTGTTCTTTTTATAAG AGATGGAAAGGCGCAACTTCTGTTGGGTATAAGACGTGCAAATAGACAACAGCCTGCACTTTCTTCATCTGTAATATCAAGCGATAGCATGCATATCGGAGTTCTTGCTGCAGCAGCTCATGCTAATGCTAATAACAGTCCTTTCACCATTTTCTACAACCCAAG GGCTGCTCCCGCTGAGTTTGTGGTTCCTTTAGCCAAGTATACCAAAGCAATGTACGCTCAGGTTTCCCTCGGTATGCGGTTTAGGATGATATTTGAGACAGAAGAATGTGGAGTTCGTCGGTATATGGGTACAGTTACCGGTATCAGTGATCTTGATCCAGTGAGATGGAAAAACTCTCAGTGGCGGAATCTTCAG ATTGGATGGGATGAGTCAGCTGCTGGTGATCGGCCCAGTCGAGTTTCAGTTTGGGACATTGAACCTGTTTTAACTCCTTTCTACATATGTCCTCCTCCATTTTTTCGACCTAGGTTTGGAGGGCAACCTGGAATGCCAG ATGATGAGACTGACATGGAGTCTGCACTGAAGAGAGCAATGCCATGGCTTGATAATAGCTCAGAGATGAAAGACGCTTCAAGTACGATATTTCCTGGTCTGAGTTTAGTTCAGTGGATGAATATGCAGCAACAGAACGGCCAGTTACCATCTGCTGCTGCTGGACAGCCAGGTTTCTTCCCGTCAATGCTATCGCCAAGCGCGGCACTGCACAACAATCTTGGTGGCACTGATGATCCCTCCAAGTTACTGAGCTTTCAGACGCCGCAAGGAGGGATGTCCTCATCAAATCTCCAATATAACAAACCGAACTCTCAAGCCCCAATGTCCCAGTTGCCTCAGCCACCAACTACCTTGTCCCAACAACAGCAGCTGCAACAATTGTTGCACTCCTCATTGAACCATCAGCAACAACAATCGCAGTCTCAAcaactgcaacaacaacaacagttactgcagcagcaacaacaattGCAGTCTCAACAACACAGTAATAACAATCAATCGCagtctcaacaacaacaacacagcAATAACAATCAATCGCagtctcaacaacaacaacaacaactgctgcagcagcaacaacaacaacaacaacaattggTGCAGCAACAGCATCAACAACCGTTGCAGCAACAGATTCAGAGAACGCAGTCATTGCAATCTCACTCGCATCCACAGCAACAGCCACAACAGGTACAACAACATAAGTCGCAGCAACTTCAGCATCCTCAGAATCAGCATTACAATGGCCAACAAGCAGCGCAGCAGCATCAGGCGCAACAACATTTGCAACCACAGCTAGTTTCTGGATCAATGGCAAGCAGTGTCATCACGCCTCCGTCCAACTCCCTTAACCAAAGCTTTCAACAGCAACAGCAGTCTAAGCAGCTTCAACAAGCACACCATCATTCAGGTGCGAGCACTAGCCAGAGTAATGTAATTGAAACCAGCAAGTCATCATCCAATATGATGTCTGTACCGCCGCAAGAGACGCAGTTTCCACGACAAGTAGAACAGCAGCAGCCTTCTGGTCTGCCTTCTGGTCTCAAGGGGCAGAATCAGCAAATACTTTCACAACAGAAAGCTCACCAGGCACAGGCCCAACAGATATTCCAGCAGAGTCTCTTGGAACAGCCACATTTGCAGTTTCAGCTGTTGCAGAGATtacaacagcaacagcaacagcaacagcagcagcaatTTCTTTCGCCGCAGTCTCAGTTACCACACCATCAAATGCAAAGCCAGCAGTTGCAACAGCTGCCTGCTCTCTCTCAAGGTCATCAGTTTCCATCGTCCTGCACGAACAATGGCTTATCGACATTGCAACCACCTCAAATGCTGGTGAACCGGCCtcaggaaaaacaaaatccacCTGTTGGAGGAGGGGTCAAAGCTTATTCAGGCATCACAGATGGAGGAGATGCACCTTCCTCTTCAACCTCGCCTTCTACCAACAACTGTCAGATTTCGTCTTCAGGCTTTCTCAACAGAAGCCAAAGCGGGCCAGCGATCTTAATGCCTGATCCAGCGATTGATATCTCTGGTAATCTTGTTCAGGATCTTTACAGCAAATCCGATATGAGGCTAAAACAAGAACTCGTGGGTCAGCAAAAGTCCAAAGCTAGTTTAACAGATCATCATCTTGAAGCATCTGCCTCTGGAACTTCTTACGGTTTAGATGGAGGCGACAACAACAGACAACAGAACTTCTTGGCTCCAACTTTTGGCCTTGACGGTGATTCCAGGAACAGCTTGCTCGGTGGAGCTAATGTTGATAATGGCTTTGTTCCTGACACGTTACTCTCGAGGGGATACGACTCCCAGAAAGATCTCCAGAACATGCTTTCAAACTATGGAGGAGTGACAAATGACATTGGTACAGAAATGTCTACTTCAGCTGTAAGAACTCAATCTTTTGGTGTCCCCAATGTGCCCGCCATTTCAAACGATCTAGCTGTCAACGATGCTGGAGTTCTTGGTGGTGGATTGTGGCCAGCTCAGACTCAGAGAATGCGAACTTATACAAAG GTGCAAAAGCGAGGTTCAGTGGGGAGATCAATAGACGTCAACCGTTACAGAGGTTATGATGAGCTGAGGCATGATCTAGCGCGCATGTTTGGTATCGAAGGACAGCTTGAAGATCCACAAACATCAGACTGGAAACTTGTTTATGTCGATCATGAAAACGACATCCTCCTCGTCGGCGATGATCCATGGGA GGAATTCGTAAACTGTGTTCAGAGCATAAAGATCCTTTCTTCAGCTGAGGTTCAACAGATGAGCTTGGATGGGAACTTTGCGGGTGTACCGGTTACTAATCAAGCTTGTAGTGGCGGTGATAGTGGCAATGCTTGGAGAGGTCATTATGATGATAACTCAGCCACCTCGTTTAACCGGTGA
- the LOC104770454 gene encoding auxin response factor 7-like isoform X2 encodes MNFSAKPSLRVTQVLTDFSMQPPCQELVAKDIHDSTWTFRHIYRGQPKRHLLTTGWSVFVSTKRLFAGDSVLFIRDGKAQLLLGIRRANRQQPALSSSVISSDSMHIGVLAAAAHANANNSPFTIFYNPRAAPAEFVVPLAKYTKAMYAQVSLGMRFRMIFETEECGVRRYMGTVTGISDLDPVRWKNSQWRNLQIGWDESAAGDRPSRVSVWDIEPVLTPFYICPPPFFRPRFGGQPGMPDDETDMESALKRAMPWLDNSSEMKDASSTIFPGLSLVQWMNMQQQNGQLPSAAAGQPGFFPSMLSPSAALHNNLGGTDDPSKLLSFQTPQGGMSSSNLQYNKPNSQAPMSQLPQPPTTLSQQQQLQQLLHSSLNHQQQQSQSQQLQQQQQLLQQQQQLQSQQHSNNNQSQSQQQQHSNNNQSQSQQQQQQLLQQQQQQQQQLVQQQHQQPLQQQIQRTQSLQSHSHPQQQPQQVQQHKSQQLQHPQNQHYNGQQAAQQHQAQQHLQPQLVSGSMASSVITPPSNSLNQSFQQQQQSKQLQQAHHHSGASTSQSNVIETSKSSSNMMSVPPQETQFPRQVEQQQPSGLPSGLKGQNQQILSQQKAHQAQAQQIFQQSLLEQPHLQFQLLQRLQQQQQQQQQQQFLSPQSQLPHHQMQSQQLQQLPALSQGHQFPSSCTNNGLSTLQPPQMLVNRPQEKQNPPVGGGVKAYSGITDGGDAPSSSTSPSTNNCQISSSGFLNRSQSGPAILMPDPAIDISGNLVQDLYSKSDMRLKQELVGQQKSKASLTDHHLEASASGTSYGLDGGDNNRQQNFLAPTFGLDGDSRNSLLGGANVDNGFVPDTLLSRGYDSQKDLQNMLSNYGGVTNDIGTEMSTSAVRTQSFGVPNVPAISNDLAVNDAGVLGGGLWPAQTQRMRTYTKVQKRGSVGRSIDVNRYRGYDELRHDLARMFGIEGQLEDPQTSDWKLVYVDHENDILLVGDDPWEEFVNCVQSIKILSSAEVQQMSLDGNFAGVPVTNQACSGGDSGNAWRGHYDDNSATSFNR; translated from the exons ATGAATTTTTCTGCAAAACCCTCACTGCGAGTGACACAAGTACTCACG GATTTCTCCATGCAACCACCTTGTCAGGAGCTTGTTGCTAAGGATATTCACGACAGCACATGGACTTTCAGACATATTTACCGAG GTCAACCAAAAAGGCACTTGCTAACTACAGGCTGGAGTGTGTTTGTCAGTACGAAAAGGCTCTTTGCTGGAGACTCTGTTCTTTTTATAAG AGATGGAAAGGCGCAACTTCTGTTGGGTATAAGACGTGCAAATAGACAACAGCCTGCACTTTCTTCATCTGTAATATCAAGCGATAGCATGCATATCGGAGTTCTTGCTGCAGCAGCTCATGCTAATGCTAATAACAGTCCTTTCACCATTTTCTACAACCCAAG GGCTGCTCCCGCTGAGTTTGTGGTTCCTTTAGCCAAGTATACCAAAGCAATGTACGCTCAGGTTTCCCTCGGTATGCGGTTTAGGATGATATTTGAGACAGAAGAATGTGGAGTTCGTCGGTATATGGGTACAGTTACCGGTATCAGTGATCTTGATCCAGTGAGATGGAAAAACTCTCAGTGGCGGAATCTTCAG ATTGGATGGGATGAGTCAGCTGCTGGTGATCGGCCCAGTCGAGTTTCAGTTTGGGACATTGAACCTGTTTTAACTCCTTTCTACATATGTCCTCCTCCATTTTTTCGACCTAGGTTTGGAGGGCAACCTGGAATGCCAG ATGATGAGACTGACATGGAGTCTGCACTGAAGAGAGCAATGCCATGGCTTGATAATAGCTCAGAGATGAAAGACGCTTCAAGTACGATATTTCCTGGTCTGAGTTTAGTTCAGTGGATGAATATGCAGCAACAGAACGGCCAGTTACCATCTGCTGCTGCTGGACAGCCAGGTTTCTTCCCGTCAATGCTATCGCCAAGCGCGGCACTGCACAACAATCTTGGTGGCACTGATGATCCCTCCAAGTTACTGAGCTTTCAGACGCCGCAAGGAGGGATGTCCTCATCAAATCTCCAATATAACAAACCGAACTCTCAAGCCCCAATGTCCCAGTTGCCTCAGCCACCAACTACCTTGTCCCAACAACAGCAGCTGCAACAATTGTTGCACTCCTCATTGAACCATCAGCAACAACAATCGCAGTCTCAAcaactgcaacaacaacaacagttactgcagcagcaacaacaattGCAGTCTCAACAACACAGTAATAACAATCAATCGCagtctcaacaacaacaacacagcAATAACAATCAATCGCagtctcaacaacaacaacaacaactgctgcagcagcaacaacaacaacaacaacaattggTGCAGCAACAGCATCAACAACCGTTGCAGCAACAGATTCAGAGAACGCAGTCATTGCAATCTCACTCGCATCCACAGCAACAGCCACAACAGGTACAACAACATAAGTCGCAGCAACTTCAGCATCCTCAGAATCAGCATTACAATGGCCAACAAGCAGCGCAGCAGCATCAGGCGCAACAACATTTGCAACCACAGCTAGTTTCTGGATCAATGGCAAGCAGTGTCATCACGCCTCCGTCCAACTCCCTTAACCAAAGCTTTCAACAGCAACAGCAGTCTAAGCAGCTTCAACAAGCACACCATCATTCAGGTGCGAGCACTAGCCAGAGTAATGTAATTGAAACCAGCAAGTCATCATCCAATATGATGTCTGTACCGCCGCAAGAGACGCAGTTTCCACGACAAGTAGAACAGCAGCAGCCTTCTGGTCTGCCTTCTGGTCTCAAGGGGCAGAATCAGCAAATACTTTCACAACAGAAAGCTCACCAGGCACAGGCCCAACAGATATTCCAGCAGAGTCTCTTGGAACAGCCACATTTGCAGTTTCAGCTGTTGCAGAGATtacaacagcaacagcaacagcaacagcagcagcaatTTCTTTCGCCGCAGTCTCAGTTACCACACCATCAAATGCAAAGCCAGCAGTTGCAACAGCTGCCTGCTCTCTCTCAAGGTCATCAGTTTCCATCGTCCTGCACGAACAATGGCTTATCGACATTGCAACCACCTCAAATGCTGGTGAACCGGCCtcaggaaaaacaaaatccacCTGTTGGAGGAGGGGTCAAAGCTTATTCAGGCATCACAGATGGAGGAGATGCACCTTCCTCTTCAACCTCGCCTTCTACCAACAACTGTCAGATTTCGTCTTCAGGCTTTCTCAACAGAAGCCAAAGCGGGCCAGCGATCTTAATGCCTGATCCAGCGATTGATATCTCTGGTAATCTTGTTCAGGATCTTTACAGCAAATCCGATATGAGGCTAAAACAAGAACTCGTGGGTCAGCAAAAGTCCAAAGCTAGTTTAACAGATCATCATCTTGAAGCATCTGCCTCTGGAACTTCTTACGGTTTAGATGGAGGCGACAACAACAGACAACAGAACTTCTTGGCTCCAACTTTTGGCCTTGACGGTGATTCCAGGAACAGCTTGCTCGGTGGAGCTAATGTTGATAATGGCTTTGTTCCTGACACGTTACTCTCGAGGGGATACGACTCCCAGAAAGATCTCCAGAACATGCTTTCAAACTATGGAGGAGTGACAAATGACATTGGTACAGAAATGTCTACTTCAGCTGTAAGAACTCAATCTTTTGGTGTCCCCAATGTGCCCGCCATTTCAAACGATCTAGCTGTCAACGATGCTGGAGTTCTTGGTGGTGGATTGTGGCCAGCTCAGACTCAGAGAATGCGAACTTATACAAAG GTGCAAAAGCGAGGTTCAGTGGGGAGATCAATAGACGTCAACCGTTACAGAGGTTATGATGAGCTGAGGCATGATCTAGCGCGCATGTTTGGTATCGAAGGACAGCTTGAAGATCCACAAACATCAGACTGGAAACTTGTTTATGTCGATCATGAAAACGACATCCTCCTCGTCGGCGATGATCCATGGGA GGAATTCGTAAACTGTGTTCAGAGCATAAAGATCCTTTCTTCAGCTGAGGTTCAACAGATGAGCTTGGATGGGAACTTTGCGGGTGTACCGGTTACTAATCAAGCTTGTAGTGGCGGTGATAGTGGCAATGCTTGGAGAGGTCATTATGATGATAACTCAGCCACCTCGTTTAACCGGTGA